From a region of the Pseudoxanthomonas sp. X-1 genome:
- a CDS encoding DUF2934 domain-containing protein, which yields MDPNARRLRIEQLAHEIWEAEGRPDGQSARHWAMAERLADAESRVAEQSGSTLTPRSEDPDTP from the coding sequence ATGGATCCCAATGCCCGCAGGCTCCGCATCGAACAGCTGGCCCACGAAATCTGGGAAGCCGAGGGTCGCCCCGACGGCCAGTCCGCGCGACACTGGGCCATGGCCGAACGCCTGGCCGATGCCGAGTCGCGCGTGGCCGAACAGAGCGGCTCGACCCTGACACCCCGCTCCGAGGATCCTGACACGCCGTGA
- the glgB gene encoding 1,4-alpha-glucan branching protein GlgB, with protein sequence MSESDPAGQMAKLTLAHDGDAGHGRGEAPLDPRLQALVDGHESDPFALLGPRATARGGMRITAMAQGAEAMAVLNAQGKVVALMRCVHPAGLFEAELPTQMAYRLRIAWPEALEEIEDPYRFGPALSDDWLQGIVSGDGESARQALGAHRVTHEGVDGVRFAVWAPNARRVSVVGDFNGWDGRRHPMRLRHHGGVWELFLPGIAAGRRYKYEITAADGTRLPHKADPLARQCELPPATASVVPQAEAFAWTDDDWMARRAARATTPEPIAIYELHAGSWRLREDGRHMNWDELADALIPYVQWLGFTHIELLPITEYPFGGSWGYQPLGMYAPTARYGSPEGFARFVEACHNAGIGVILDWVSAHFPNDAHGLQRFDGTALYEHADPREGFHKDWNTLIYNYGRHEVSAYLVGSALEWIERYHIDGLRVDAVASMLYRDYSRNEGEWVPNQHGGRENLEAVEFIRRLNSEVGRRFPGVMMIAEESTAWGGVTQPPEHGGLGFTHKWNMGWMHDTLEYMKRDPIHRKHHHSEMTFGMVYAFSERFVLPLSHDEVVHGKGSLLTRMPGDAWQRFANLRAYFGFMWAHPGRKLLFMGGEFGQWSEWNHDTQLDWGLMQQHEHHGLAQLVGDLNRLLRAEPALYRNDHMPEGFDWSVGDDHANSVFAFVRFDRDTGGAPVLAVSNFTPMPRYGYRVGVPLAGQWREILNTDSGHYGGSNVGNAGAVSTEPVPMHGHAQSLSLALPPLSTIWLRAV encoded by the coding sequence ATGAGTGAATCGGATCCGGCCGGACAGATGGCAAAGCTGACCCTGGCGCACGACGGCGACGCAGGGCACGGCCGTGGCGAGGCGCCGCTCGATCCGCGCCTGCAGGCCCTGGTCGATGGACACGAGAGCGACCCGTTCGCCCTGCTCGGCCCGCGCGCCACGGCGCGGGGCGGCATGCGGATCACCGCGATGGCGCAGGGGGCCGAGGCCATGGCCGTGCTCAACGCGCAGGGCAAGGTGGTGGCGCTGATGCGCTGCGTGCATCCGGCCGGCCTGTTCGAGGCGGAACTGCCCACGCAGATGGCCTACCGCCTGCGCATCGCCTGGCCCGAGGCGCTGGAGGAGATCGAGGATCCGTACCGCTTCGGCCCGGCCCTGAGCGACGACTGGCTGCAGGGCATCGTGTCGGGCGATGGCGAATCGGCGCGGCAGGCGCTGGGCGCGCACCGGGTGACGCACGAGGGCGTGGATGGGGTGCGCTTCGCGGTGTGGGCGCCGAACGCGCGCCGCGTGTCGGTGGTCGGCGACTTCAACGGCTGGGACGGGCGCCGCCATCCGATGCGCCTGCGCCACCATGGCGGGGTATGGGAGCTGTTCCTGCCCGGCATCGCGGCGGGCAGGCGCTACAAGTACGAGATCACCGCGGCCGACGGCACCCGCCTGCCGCACAAGGCCGACCCGCTGGCCCGCCAGTGCGAGCTGCCGCCGGCCACCGCCTCGGTGGTGCCGCAGGCCGAGGCCTTCGCCTGGACCGACGACGACTGGATGGCCCGGCGCGCCGCGCGCGCGACCACGCCCGAGCCCATCGCGATCTATGAGCTGCATGCCGGCTCCTGGCGCCTGCGCGAGGACGGCAGGCACATGAACTGGGACGAGCTGGCCGATGCGCTGATCCCCTACGTGCAGTGGCTGGGCTTCACCCATATCGAACTGCTGCCGATCACCGAGTATCCCTTCGGCGGCTCCTGGGGCTATCAGCCACTGGGCATGTACGCGCCGACCGCGCGCTACGGCAGTCCGGAAGGGTTCGCCCGCTTCGTGGAGGCCTGTCACAACGCCGGCATCGGCGTGATCCTGGACTGGGTCAGCGCGCATTTCCCCAACGATGCGCACGGCCTGCAGCGCTTCGACGGCACCGCGCTGTACGAGCACGCCGATCCGCGCGAGGGCTTCCACAAGGACTGGAACACCCTGATCTACAACTACGGGCGGCACGAGGTCTCGGCCTACCTGGTGGGCAGCGCCCTGGAGTGGATCGAGCGTTACCACATCGATGGGCTGCGGGTGGATGCGGTGGCCTCGATGCTCTACCGCGACTACAGCCGCAACGAAGGCGAGTGGGTACCCAACCAGCACGGCGGCCGCGAGAACCTGGAGGCGGTGGAGTTCATCCGCCGGCTCAACAGCGAAGTCGGCCGCCGCTTCCCCGGCGTGATGATGATCGCCGAGGAGTCCACCGCCTGGGGCGGGGTGACGCAGCCGCCGGAGCACGGCGGTTTGGGCTTCACCCACAAGTGGAACATGGGCTGGATGCACGACACGCTCGAATACATGAAGCGCGATCCCATCCACCGCAAGCATCACCACAGCGAGATGACCTTCGGCATGGTCTATGCGTTCTCCGAACGCTTCGTGCTGCCGCTCTCGCACGATGAAGTGGTGCATGGCAAGGGCTCGCTGCTCACCCGCATGCCGGGCGATGCCTGGCAGCGCTTCGCCAACCTGCGGGCGTATTTCGGCTTCATGTGGGCGCATCCGGGCCGCAAGCTGCTCTTCATGGGCGGCGAGTTCGGCCAGTGGTCGGAGTGGAACCACGACACGCAGCTGGACTGGGGGCTGATGCAGCAGCACGAGCATCACGGCCTGGCGCAGCTGGTGGGCGATCTCAACCGCCTGCTGCGTGCCGAGCCGGCGCTGTACCGCAACGACCACATGCCCGAGGGCTTCGACTGGTCGGTGGGCGACGACCATGCCAACAGCGTGTTCGCCTTCGTCCGCTTCGATCGCGACACCGGCGGCGCGCCGGTGCTGGCGGTGAGCAACTTCACCCCGATGCCGCGCTACGGCTACCGGGTCGGCGTGCCGCTCGCGGGACAGTGGCGCGAGATCCTCAACACCGACAGCGGCCACTACGGCGGTTCCAACGTCGGCAACGCCGGGGCGGTGAGCACCGAGCCGGTGCCCATGCACGGGCACGCGCAATCGCTCTCGCTGGCGTTGCCGCCGCTTTCCACCATCTGGCTGCGGGCCGTCTGA
- the treY gene encoding malto-oligosyltrehalose synthase: MTELRATARLQLHEGFTLHDAAAQVPYYAQLGVSHLYLSPIGTAVAGSTHGYDVTDPTRVNPELGGEEALMALHAAVRAHDMGLLLDIVPNHMAAHATNPWWWDVLKHGRRSKHADWFDIDWRSPGHDGKLWLPVLDRPYAQALAEGALKLGVSAAGELQLEHHDACFPVRVDGAAVPADLALRRDWAWRISQGTARGESTLHRLLERQSYRLAWWAVGNDMVNYRRFFDITSLAAIRVERPDVFAAVHALSLRLIAEGVLDGLRLDHVDGLADPRGYLRRLRAQVDKAGRKRGLRPGKVTLLVEKILAPGETLPRDWPVQGTTGYDFMDQVSGVLHDAAGEAPLTELWRRVSGRSGDFAREEFQARGEILDASLQAEFTRAQQAAAACAHLDPACREFSPQMMGKALAAVMRRFPVYRTYAGNDGLDAGDAALFDRAAQAAREHANPRVQAAIDALQRWMHDDPATPNVQRSLRRVLRRRLEQLSAPLNAKSVEDTAFYRHGVLLSRNEVGSHPQHLATDPQVFHASVQAHAAGHQRAMLATATHDHKRGEDVRMRLAVLSSRAPWWAEQVETFNTLAGARIGAEACSPGDALMLWQTLVGAWPLELGVDDADGLAAFAERVAQWQTKALREAKLRSTWTEPDEAYEAAARALLDLALVEADGKALRTALHGAAQAIGAAGAVNGLAQATLRLTAPGVPDLYQGTEGWDLSLVDPDNRRPVDFDLRRRWLADEASWPALLQDWRSGQVKARLVALLLQLRARLPELFARGDYRVLHAEGARAEQVLAFRRQHEGQRLVVAVPRLAAEGLVDADVPQLPADWWQDGALPVPDGTWHCLPDGRQLQVQSGRIALSELFAHAPVAVLVAPE, encoded by the coding sequence ATGACCGAGTTACGCGCCACCGCGCGCCTGCAGCTGCATGAAGGCTTCACCCTGCACGATGCCGCCGCGCAGGTGCCGTACTACGCGCAACTGGGCGTGAGCCATCTCTATCTGTCGCCGATCGGCACGGCCGTGGCCGGCTCGACCCATGGCTACGATGTCACCGACCCGACCCGCGTCAATCCCGAGCTGGGCGGCGAAGAAGCGCTGATGGCGCTGCACGCGGCGGTGCGCGCGCACGACATGGGCCTGCTGCTGGACATCGTGCCCAACCACATGGCCGCCCATGCCACCAATCCTTGGTGGTGGGACGTGCTCAAGCATGGTCGCCGCAGCAAGCATGCCGACTGGTTCGACATCGACTGGCGCAGCCCCGGCCACGACGGCAAGCTCTGGCTGCCGGTGCTGGACCGGCCCTACGCGCAGGCGCTCGCCGAAGGCGCGCTCAAGCTGGGCGTGTCCGCGGCAGGCGAGCTGCAGCTGGAGCACCACGACGCCTGCTTCCCGGTGCGCGTGGACGGCGCGGCGGTCCCTGCGGACCTGGCGCTGCGCCGCGACTGGGCCTGGCGCATCAGCCAGGGCACCGCGCGCGGGGAGAGCACGCTGCACCGGCTGCTCGAACGCCAGTCCTATCGGCTGGCGTGGTGGGCGGTCGGCAACGACATGGTCAATTACCGGCGCTTCTTCGACATCACCTCGCTGGCGGCCATCCGCGTGGAGCGGCCGGACGTGTTCGCCGCCGTGCACGCGCTGTCGCTGCGGCTGATCGCCGAGGGCGTGCTCGACGGCCTGCGCCTGGACCACGTCGATGGCCTGGCCGATCCGCGCGGCTACCTGCGCCGGCTGCGCGCGCAGGTCGACAAGGCCGGGCGCAAGCGCGGCCTGCGCCCGGGCAAGGTGACCCTGCTGGTGGAGAAGATCCTGGCGCCGGGCGAGACGCTGCCGCGCGACTGGCCGGTGCAGGGCACCACCGGCTACGACTTCATGGACCAGGTCTCCGGCGTGCTGCACGATGCCGCTGGCGAAGCGCCGCTCACCGAGTTGTGGCGGCGCGTCAGCGGGCGCAGCGGCGACTTCGCGCGGGAAGAATTCCAGGCGCGCGGCGAGATCCTCGATGCGTCGCTGCAGGCCGAGTTCACCCGCGCCCAGCAGGCCGCGGCGGCCTGCGCGCATCTGGACCCGGCCTGCCGCGAGTTCAGCCCGCAGATGATGGGCAAGGCGCTGGCGGCGGTGATGCGGCGCTTCCCCGTGTACCGCACCTATGCCGGCAACGACGGACTGGACGCGGGCGATGCGGCGCTGTTCGATCGCGCCGCGCAGGCCGCGCGCGAACACGCCAATCCACGCGTGCAGGCCGCGATCGACGCGCTGCAGCGCTGGATGCACGATGATCCGGCGACGCCCAACGTGCAGCGCAGCCTGCGCCGCGTGCTGCGCCGGCGGCTGGAGCAGCTGTCCGCGCCGCTCAACGCCAAGTCGGTGGAGGACACCGCCTTCTACCGCCACGGCGTGCTGCTGTCGCGCAACGAGGTCGGCTCGCACCCGCAGCACCTGGCGACCGATCCGCAGGTCTTCCACGCCAGCGTCCAGGCGCACGCCGCCGGCCACCAGCGCGCGATGCTGGCCACCGCCACCCACGACCACAAGCGTGGCGAGGATGTGCGCATGCGCCTGGCGGTGCTGAGCAGCCGCGCGCCATGGTGGGCCGAACAGGTGGAGACCTTCAATACGCTGGCGGGCGCGCGCATCGGCGCGGAAGCGTGTTCGCCTGGCGATGCGCTGATGCTGTGGCAGACCCTGGTCGGCGCCTGGCCGCTGGAGCTGGGCGTGGACGATGCCGATGGCCTGGCGGCGTTCGCCGAGCGCGTGGCCCAGTGGCAGACCAAGGCCCTGCGCGAGGCCAAGCTGCGCAGCACCTGGACCGAGCCGGACGAGGCCTATGAAGCCGCCGCGCGCGCCCTGCTCGACCTGGCCCTGGTCGAGGCGGACGGCAAGGCGCTGCGCACGGCCCTGCACGGCGCCGCGCAGGCGATCGGCGCGGCCGGCGCGGTCAACGGCCTGGCGCAGGCGACGCTGCGGCTGACCGCGCCCGGCGTGCCCGATCTCTATCAGGGCACCGAAGGCTGGGACCTGTCGCTGGTCGATCCGGACAACCGCCGGCCGGTGGACTTCGACCTGCGCCGCCGCTGGCTGGCCGATGAGGCGTCCTGGCCCGCGCTGCTGCAGGACTGGCGCAGTGGCCAAGTCAAGGCGCGGCTGGTCGCGCTGCTGTTGCAGCTGCGCGCGCGGCTGCCCGAACTGTTCGCCCGCGGCGACTACCGCGTGCTGCACGCCGAAGGCGCGCGCGCCGAGCAGGTGCTGGCCTTCCGCCGCCAGCACGAGGGCCAGCGCCTGGTGGTCGCGGTGCCGCGGCTGGCGGCCGAGGGCCTCGTCGACGCGGACGTACCGCAGTTGCCGGCAGACTGGTGGCAGGATGGGGCGCTGCCCGTTCCCGATGGCACCTGGCATTGCCTGCCCGATGGTCGGCAGCTGCAGGTACAGTCAGGGCGCATCGCGCTGTCCGAGTTGTTCGCCCATGCCCCGGTGGCCGTGCTGGTCGCCCCTGAATGA
- a CDS encoding GNAT family N-acetyltransferase encodes MAQHHTTFYLEMTSPEALRETPQRPDLRIVECEVPQPELNRFLYGLVGKAWAWRDLDRWSEADWRALVEQEAHRTWVAHHRGAIAGYYELYRPDGRDVEIRYFGLAGAFLGRGFGGALLSHAIRAAWDWPGTERVWVHTCTLDHPAALANYQARGLRIYKEEHAPL; translated from the coding sequence ATGGCGCAGCACCACACCACCTTCTATCTGGAGATGACCTCGCCGGAGGCGCTGCGGGAGACGCCGCAGCGTCCCGACCTGCGGATCGTCGAATGCGAGGTGCCGCAGCCCGAACTCAACCGCTTTCTCTATGGCCTGGTCGGCAAGGCCTGGGCGTGGCGCGACCTGGATCGCTGGAGCGAGGCCGACTGGCGGGCCCTGGTGGAACAGGAGGCCCACCGCACCTGGGTTGCCCACCACCGCGGCGCCATCGCCGGCTACTACGAGCTGTACCGCCCGGACGGCCGCGACGTCGAGATCCGCTACTTCGGCCTGGCCGGCGCGTTCCTGGGCCGCGGCTTCGGTGGCGCGCTGCTGAGCCACGCCATCCGCGCCGCCTGGGACTGGCCGGGCACCGAACGCGTCTGGGTGCATACCTGCACCCTCGACCACCCGGCCGCCCTGGCCAACTACCAGGCGCGCGGACTGCGGATCTACAAGGAAGAACACGCGCCGCTTTGA
- the treZ gene encoding malto-oligosyltrehalose trehalohydrolase, translating into MPGQGEHPGSSWLGAVACADGQTRFRLWAPDARQVRLEVEGQGPQPMTRREDGSFDTVLPLPPGTRYRYRIDDAEPVPDPASRWQPEGVHGPSEVIDARAYAWRHADWQGRPWREAVIYELHVGTSGGYAGVMAQLPRLVELGITAIELMPLNAFPGTRNWGYDGVLPYAPAAAYGRPDELKALIDAAHGHGLMVLLDAVYNHFGPDGNYLHQYAEGFFNADAHTPWGPAIDFRQEAVQRYFIDNALMWLHEYRFDGLRLDAVHAIMPNDFLETLRQAIVASVDEGRHVHLVLENEANQAARLADGYTAQWDDDFHNALHVLLTGEDEGYYAAFADDASGHLARVLGEGFAYQGQPDPRGHVRGEPSGHLPPTKFVVFAQNHDQIGNRAMGDRLITQVAPSALRVALALTALTPMIPLFFMGEPWGARQPFQFFTDYQAPLDEAVREGRRREFAQFAAFANPAVRASIPDPNAVQTFEVSRVDIGESLRGEGAAFAGWFAQLLQVRATQLVPHLDQARALGAQVLAPGAIVARWQLGAAVLQVEFNLGTAPLTVPVPAGARLLHAEGADAGSDALGPNSLRAWWQDAQA; encoded by the coding sequence ATGCCGGGCCAGGGGGAGCATCCGGGCAGTTCGTGGCTCGGCGCGGTCGCATGCGCCGATGGGCAGACGCGGTTCCGGCTCTGGGCGCCGGATGCGCGCCAGGTGCGGCTGGAGGTGGAAGGACAGGGCCCGCAGCCGATGACGCGGCGCGAGGACGGCAGCTTCGACACCGTCCTGCCGCTGCCACCCGGCACGCGCTATCGCTACCGCATCGACGATGCCGAGCCGGTGCCGGACCCCGCCTCGCGCTGGCAGCCAGAGGGCGTGCACGGCCCGAGCGAAGTCATCGATGCGCGTGCCTACGCGTGGCGGCATGCCGACTGGCAGGGCCGCCCTTGGCGCGAGGCGGTGATCTACGAACTGCACGTGGGCACCAGCGGCGGCTACGCCGGGGTGATGGCGCAGCTGCCGCGCCTGGTGGAGCTGGGCATCACCGCCATCGAGCTGATGCCGCTCAACGCCTTCCCCGGCACGCGCAACTGGGGTTACGACGGCGTGCTGCCGTATGCGCCGGCAGCCGCCTACGGCCGTCCGGACGAACTCAAGGCGCTGATCGACGCAGCCCACGGCCACGGCCTGATGGTGCTGCTGGACGCGGTCTACAACCACTTCGGTCCGGACGGCAACTACCTGCACCAGTACGCGGAAGGCTTCTTCAACGCCGACGCGCACACGCCCTGGGGCCCGGCCATCGACTTCCGCCAGGAGGCCGTGCAGCGCTACTTCATCGACAACGCGCTGATGTGGCTGCACGAGTACCGCTTCGACGGCCTGCGCCTGGACGCGGTGCATGCGATCATGCCCAACGATTTCCTGGAGACCCTGCGCCAGGCCATCGTCGCCAGCGTGGACGAAGGCCGACATGTGCACCTGGTGCTGGAGAACGAGGCCAACCAGGCCGCCCGCCTGGCCGACGGCTATACCGCGCAGTGGGACGACGACTTCCACAACGCCCTGCACGTGCTGCTGACCGGCGAGGACGAGGGGTACTACGCTGCCTTCGCCGACGACGCCAGCGGGCATCTGGCGCGCGTGCTGGGGGAGGGCTTCGCCTACCAGGGCCAGCCCGACCCGCGCGGCCATGTGCGCGGCGAGCCCTCGGGCCATCTGCCGCCGACCAAGTTCGTGGTGTTCGCGCAGAACCACGATCAGATCGGCAACCGCGCGATGGGCGATCGCCTGATCACCCAGGTCGCCCCGTCGGCGCTGCGCGTGGCGCTGGCGCTGACCGCGCTGACGCCGATGATCCCGCTGTTCTTCATGGGCGAGCCCTGGGGGGCGCGCCAACCGTTCCAGTTCTTCACCGATTACCAGGCGCCGCTGGACGAGGCCGTGCGCGAGGGCCGGCGACGCGAGTTCGCGCAGTTCGCGGCCTTCGCCAATCCGGCGGTGCGCGCCAGCATCCCGGATCCCAACGCGGTGCAGACCTTCGAGGTGTCCAGGGTGGACATCGGCGAGTCGCTGCGCGGCGAGGGCGCGGCGTTCGCCGGCTGGTTCGCGCAGCTGTTGCAGGTGCGCGCCACACAGCTGGTGCCGCATCTGGATCAGGCGCGCGCGCTGGGCGCGCAGGTGCTGGCGCCGGGCGCCATCGTCGCGCGCTGGCAGCTGGGCGCGGCGGTGCTGCAGGTGGAATTCAACCTGGGCACCGCGCCGCTGACCGTGCCCGTGCCGGCCGGCGCGCGTCTGCTGCATGCCGAAGGCGCCGATGCCGGCAGCGATGCCCTGGGCCCGAACTCCTTGCGCGCGTGGTGGCAGGACGCGCAGGCATGA
- a CDS encoding 4-alpha-glucanotransferase, producing MSADALHALADAAGLLVDWVDVASQPRTVADTTLRAVLEAMELPCATPAQCADSQRRLEALQGRPALRTAVVDAPVALEGRPGAPYRLLDEHGQAQEGRFDEQGALGPVAVPGYYRVLCEGAGEDGIALAVAPTRCWSVADACGMAQPRAWGVGLQVYSARTPLDASIGDAQGALDWARRVAAAGGDALALSPIHAARPLQHHYSPYSPSDRRFFDPLYAAPALVLGDALAQQALRTAGLEARFAQLNTAALVDWHGGAQAKWAWLRALHQQPLPDALQTDLQAFIAEGGPELEQHVAFAAADAGDGDPGLHRYAQWLAARSWQDAQQQARAAGMRLGLISDLAVGFDPHGAEAAAWPQAVLHGLVLGAPPDAFNADGQAWGIGSYSPAGLRASGFAPFIALLRAVMRGRGGVRIDHILGLLRLWVLPEGGSAGDGVYLRYPFEDLLRLLALESWRQRCIVIGEDLGVVPDGLRDVLAAHGVLGIDVLMFTRDADGAFLPPARWRRSAVATTTTHDLPTLAGWRMGRDLDWREQLGTGGRIDRAAEDAQRSQDVARLQAQVRADGDDGDTLAGWLAFAAHSPAPLALLPAEDALELEEQPNLPGVVEGHPNWRRRLPQDTPHLDAALAAFATARGEGTP from the coding sequence ATGAGCGCCGACGCGCTGCATGCGCTGGCGGACGCCGCCGGCCTGCTGGTCGACTGGGTCGACGTGGCCAGCCAGCCGCGCACGGTGGCCGATACGACGCTGCGCGCCGTGCTCGAGGCGATGGAACTGCCCTGCGCCACGCCGGCGCAATGCGCCGACAGCCAGCGCCGGCTGGAGGCCCTGCAGGGCAGGCCGGCCCTGCGCACCGCGGTGGTCGATGCGCCGGTGGCCCTCGAGGGTCGGCCCGGCGCCCCGTACAGGCTGCTCGATGAGCATGGCCAGGCCCAGGAAGGACGCTTCGACGAGCAGGGCGCGCTCGGCCCTGTCGCCGTGCCCGGCTACTACCGCGTGCTGTGCGAAGGCGCCGGCGAGGACGGCATCGCGCTGGCCGTCGCGCCGACGCGCTGCTGGTCGGTGGCCGATGCCTGCGGGATGGCGCAGCCGCGCGCCTGGGGCGTGGGCCTGCAGGTCTATTCGGCGCGCACGCCGCTGGATGCCTCCATCGGCGATGCCCAGGGTGCGCTGGACTGGGCGCGGCGCGTGGCCGCCGCCGGCGGCGATGCCCTGGCGCTGAGCCCGATCCACGCCGCGCGGCCGCTGCAGCACCATTACAGCCCGTATTCGCCCAGCGACCGGCGCTTCTTCGATCCGCTGTACGCCGCGCCGGCCCTGGTGCTGGGCGATGCGCTGGCGCAACAGGCCCTGCGGACAGCCGGACTCGAGGCGCGCTTTGCCCAGTTGAATACGGCCGCGCTGGTGGACTGGCACGGCGGCGCGCAGGCCAAGTGGGCCTGGCTGCGCGCGTTGCACCAACAGCCCTTGCCCGACGCGCTGCAGACGGATCTGCAGGCCTTCATCGCCGAGGGCGGGCCGGAACTGGAACAGCACGTCGCCTTCGCCGCCGCCGATGCCGGCGATGGCGACCCGGGCCTGCACCGCTACGCCCAGTGGCTGGCCGCGCGCAGCTGGCAGGACGCGCAACAGCAGGCCCGTGCGGCGGGCATGCGCCTGGGCCTGATCAGCGACCTGGCGGTGGGCTTCGATCCGCATGGCGCCGAGGCCGCGGCCTGGCCGCAGGCGGTGCTGCACGGCCTGGTGCTGGGCGCGCCACCGGATGCCTTCAATGCCGACGGCCAGGCCTGGGGGATCGGCAGCTATTCGCCGGCCGGGCTTCGCGCCAGCGGCTTCGCGCCGTTCATCGCCCTGTTGCGCGCGGTGATGCGCGGGCGCGGCGGCGTGCGCATCGATCACATCCTGGGCCTGCTGCGTCTGTGGGTATTGCCCGAGGGTGGCAGCGCCGGTGACGGCGTGTACCTGCGCTATCCGTTCGAGGATCTGCTGCGGCTGCTGGCGCTGGAATCCTGGCGGCAGCGCTGCATCGTGATCGGCGAGGACCTGGGCGTGGTGCCCGACGGCCTGCGCGACGTGCTGGCCGCGCACGGCGTGCTGGGCATCGACGTGCTGATGTTCACCCGTGACGCGGACGGTGCCTTCCTGCCGCCCGCGCGGTGGCGCCGCTCCGCGGTGGCCACCACCACCACCCACGACCTGCCGACCCTGGCCGGCTGGCGCATGGGCCGCGACCTGGACTGGCGCGAGCAACTGGGCACCGGCGGCCGGATCGACCGCGCCGCCGAAGACGCCCAGCGCAGCCAGGACGTCGCGCGCCTGCAGGCGCAGGTCCGCGCCGACGGCGACGATGGCGACACGCTGGCCGGCTGGCTGGCCTTCGCCGCGCACAGCCCGGCACCGCTGGCGCTGCTGCCGGCCGAGGACGCGCTGGAGCTGGAGGAGCAGCCCAACCTGCCCGGCGTGGTCGAAGGCCATCCCAACTGGCGCCGGCGCCTGCCGCAGGACACGCCACACCTGGATGCGGCGCTGGCCGCGTTCGCCACCGCACGCGGCGAGGGGACGCCATGA
- the glgA gene encoding glycogen synthase GlgA, whose translation MSASVLPEIPRPLKTTPSAVLPLPHEALRARDARGRFAPRAANDPDAVRPGASARRTSLFVTSEMADFIKAGGLGDVAASLPRALRHRYDARVLIPGYRAVRAKAGKLEMVGRIAAKAGLPACALGYTTLADGLPVYVLICPELFEREGSPYVSSLGAEWEDNAVRFATLSHAAAEIAGGRAGLEWTPDLLHLNDWPCALASAYVKWSGGSTPCLLTIHNLAYQGLFPHAVAPLLGIPDAAREDLEFYGQMSFLRGGIVHAAHVNTVSVSYAAQITLPAMGCGLDRLLARRAAAGGLTGILNGIDASWDPSTDNHLQAHFNLHDWAGRQANARQVRREFGLPERDGPLFAVVSRLVHQKGLDLICEVAPQIVAAGGQIVVIGGGEPQIEQSVLALTRRYPGHVGAFIGFEEQLARRMFAGSDFLLMPSRFEPCGLSQMYAQRFGSLPIAHATGGLIDTVDDGVTGFLFQEPSADALRRCLARAFRTFRLPGLIQAMRRAAMLKPSGWDVAGSKYLALYDRTAALA comes from the coding sequence ATGTCTGCGTCTGTGCTGCCCGAGATTCCGCGCCCCCTGAAGACCACGCCCAGCGCCGTGCTGCCGCTGCCGCACGAGGCGCTGCGCGCCCGCGATGCGCGCGGCCGGTTCGCGCCGCGCGCGGCCAACGATCCCGATGCGGTGCGCCCCGGCGCCTCGGCGCGCCGGACCTCGCTGTTCGTGACCTCGGAAATGGCCGACTTCATCAAGGCCGGCGGCCTGGGCGATGTCGCCGCCTCACTGCCGCGCGCGCTGCGTCACCGCTACGACGCGCGCGTGCTGATTCCCGGCTACCGCGCCGTGCGCGCCAAGGCGGGCAAGCTGGAGATGGTGGGCCGGATCGCGGCCAAGGCCGGTCTGCCCGCCTGCGCGCTGGGCTACACCACGCTGGCCGATGGCCTGCCGGTCTATGTGCTGATCTGTCCGGAGCTGTTCGAGCGGGAGGGCTCGCCCTACGTCTCCAGCCTGGGCGCGGAGTGGGAAGACAACGCGGTGCGGTTCGCCACGCTCTCGCACGCCGCCGCCGAGATCGCCGGCGGGCGCGCCGGGCTGGAGTGGACCCCGGACCTGCTGCACCTCAACGACTGGCCGTGCGCGCTGGCCTCGGCCTACGTGAAGTGGTCCGGTGGCAGCACGCCCTGCCTGCTGACCATCCACAACCTGGCCTACCAGGGCCTGTTCCCGCATGCGGTGGCACCGCTGCTGGGCATCCCCGACGCGGCGCGCGAGGACCTGGAGTTCTATGGCCAGATGTCCTTCCTGCGCGGGGGCATCGTGCATGCCGCGCACGTGAACACCGTCAGCGTCAGCTACGCGGCGCAGATCACGCTGCCGGCGATGGGCTGCGGCCTGGACCGGCTGCTGGCGCGCCGCGCCGCGGCCGGTGGGCTGACGGGCATCCTCAACGGTATCGACGCCAGCTGGGATCCGAGCACCGACAACCACCTGCAGGCGCATTTCAACCTGCACGACTGGGCCGGGCGCCAGGCCAACGCGCGCCAGGTGCGGCGCGAGTTCGGCCTGCCCGAGCGCGACGGCCCGCTGTTCGCCGTGGTCTCGCGCCTGGTCCACCAGAAGGGGCTGGACCTGATCTGCGAGGTCGCCCCGCAGATCGTCGCCGCCGGTGGGCAGATCGTGGTGATCGGCGGTGGCGAGCCGCAGATCGAGCAGAGCGTGCTGGCGCTGACGCGCCGCTACCCCGGTCATGTCGGCGCCTTCATCGGCTTCGAGGAACAATTGGCTCGGCGCATGTTCGCCGGCTCGGATTTCCTGTTGATGCCTTCCCGTTTCGAACCCTGTGGTCTGAGCCAGATGTATGCCCAGCGCTTCGGCAGCCTGCCCATCGCCCACGCCACCGGCGGGCTGATCGACACGGTGGACGATGGCGTGACCGGCTTCCTGTTCCAGGAGCCGTCGGCCGACGCGCTGCGCCGCTGCCTGGCGCGCGCCTTCCGCACCTTCCGCCTGCCGGGCCTGATCCAGGCCATGCGCCGCGCGGCCATGCTCAAGCCCAGCGGTTGGGACGTGGCGGGCAGCAAGTACCTGGCCCTCTACGACCGCACCGCGGCCCTGGCATGA